GGGTGGTGGTTTCGAAGCCGATGGCGAAGAACACCACTTGCCGGTCTGGATGGGCCTGGGCGATGGTCAGCGCATCGTCGCAGCTATAGACCATGCGCACGTCGGCGCCGGCGGCTCGCGCCTTGAGCAAGGACACGCCGCCGCTGGCAGGCACGCGCAGGGTGTCGGCGTAAGTGCAGAGGATGAGGCCGGGTTCGCGCGCCAGCTCAATGGCGCTGTCTATGCGGCCGGCCGGGAGCACGCACACCGGGCAGCCGGGACCGTGGATCAGGCGGATATTGGCCGGCAGCAGGTCAGGCAGGCCGTAGCGGGCGATGGCATGGGTGTGGCCGCCGCAAAACTCCATCAGCCGATATTGTCTGGCAGGGTCGGCTTCGGCGGCGATGGCGGCGGCAAGCCGTCGCGCCAGCTCGCCGTCACGGAACGCATCTATGTATTTCACTTTTGTTTCCTAGCGATAGGCGGCCGGGTTGTCCAGCGTCGTGCCCATTTCCGACAGCAGCGCCAGCGTGCGTTCGGCCTCGGCCGGGTCCAGCTTGCCGATGGCGAAACCGACGTGGACGATCAGGTAGTCGCCGGTTTTGACGTCATCCACCAGCGCGGTGGAAATGGTTTTTTGAATGCCGCCCAGCGCCACCCTGGCCTGGTCGGGTTCCAGGGTTTCGATGACGCGGGCGGGGATGGCCAAGCACATGGGGTGTTCCTTATCGATGGAAATGTCTTTGCGCCACCCAGGCCTGGCCCAAGGCCAAGCCGCCATCGCCGGCGGGCGCTTGCCGCGCTTGCAGCATGGTGAGGCCGCGCTTGCCCAGGGCCAGGTGCAGGCCGCGGGCCAGGATGGCGTTTTGCAGGCAGCCGCCGCCGCAGGCGACCAGGCGCAGGCTGTGGCGGCGCGCGTTGACGGCGGCCCAGTCGGCCAGCGCTTCGATCAGGCAGGCGTGGAACAGCGCCGCGCCCTCCGAAGGACAGAAGCCTTCGGCCAGCCTATGCAATAAGGGCGAGAGATCTAGCACATTGGAGGCGTCTAGCTTGTGCAGCTTGGGCGGCCGGCGCGGCAGGCCGCGGCGCTCTGCCAGCCCTTCCAGCCGCATCGCGGCCTGGGCCTCGAAGCTGGAGCGCGCGGCGATGCCCAATAACGCGGCGGCGGCGTCGAAGTGCCGCCCCAGGCTGCTGGTGCGGTTCAGCGCCTTGCCTTGGTTCAGCCAGCGCAGCAGCTGGGCGGCGGCGGGTTCGTCGGGGAAACGGTCGAGAATGGCCTGCTCCTCGCCCCAGCTGTGCAGCGCGGCGGCGGCCATGCGCCAGGGTTCGCGCGCGGCGCGGTCGCCGCCGGGCAAGGCCAGCGTGGCCAGATGGCCCAGGCGTTGAAAGTGCGCGCCGTCCACCAGCAGCAATTCGCCGCCCCAGGCGCCGCCATCGTCTCCCAGGCCGACGCCGTCCAGCGCCAGGCCCAATACCGGCTCTTCGCACTGATGCTCGGCCAGAATGGCGGCGATATGGGCGTGGTGGTGCTGCACCGCCAGAGCGAGGATATCCAAGCGTCGGGCCCAACGTTTGGCCAGATGCGTGCTGAAGTAGTCGGGATGCAGGTCGTGGGCGATATAGGCAGGCTGGCTGGCCAACA
The Chromobacterium sp. IIBBL 290-4 DNA segment above includes these coding regions:
- a CDS encoding HypC/HybG/HupF family hydrogenase formation chaperone, whose amino-acid sequence is MCLAIPARVIETLEPDQARVALGGIQKTISTALVDDVKTGDYLIVHVGFAIGKLDPAEAERTLALLSEMGTTLDNPAAYR